The following coding sequences lie in one Saimiri boliviensis isolate mSaiBol1 chromosome 6, mSaiBol1.pri, whole genome shotgun sequence genomic window:
- the LOC120364670 gene encoding uncharacterized protein LOC120364670, whose amino-acid sequence MGCCGCSGGCGSGCGGCGSGCGGCGSGCGGCGSGCCVPVCCCKPVCCCVPACSCSSCGSCGGSKGGCGSCGGSKGGCGSCGGSKGGCGSCGGSKGCCGSCGGSKGGCSSCGGSKGGCGSCGVSKGCCGSGCGGCGSSCCVPICCCKPMCCCVPACSCSSCGSCGGSKGGCGSCSCSQSSCCKSCCSSGCGSSCCQSSCCKPCCSQSSCCVPVCCQCKI is encoded by the coding sequence ATGGGCTGCTgtggctgctctggaggctgtggctctGGCTGTGGAGGCTGTGGCTCTGGCTGTGGAGGCTGTGGCTCCGGCTGCGGGGGCTGTGgctctggctgctgtgtgcccGTCTGCTGTTGCAAGCCCGTGTGCTGCTGTGTGCCAGCCTGttcctgctccagctgtggctcctGTGGGGGTTCCAAGGGGGGCTGTGGCTCTTGTGGGGGCTCCAAGGGGGGCTGTGGCTCCTGTGGAGGATCCAAGGGAGGCTGTGGCTCTTGTGGGGGCTCCAAGGGGTGCTGTGGCTCCTGTGGAGGATCCAAGGGGGGCTGTAGCTCTTGTGGGGGCTCCAAGGGGGGCTGTGGCTCCTGTGGGGTCTCTAAGGGGTGCTGTGGCTCTGgctgtgggggctgtggctccagcTGCTGTGTGCCCATCTGCTGTTGCAAGCCCATGTGCTGCTGTGTGCCAGCCTGttcctgctccagctgtggctcctGTGGAGGTTCTAAGGGGGGCTGTGGCTCCTGTAGCTGCTCCCAGTCCAGCTGCTGCAAGTCCTGCTGCTCCTCAGGCTGTGGGTCATCCTgctgccagtccagctgctgcaagccctgctgctcccagtccagctgctgtgtccCCGTGTGCTGCCAGTGCAAGATCTGA
- the LOC141584768 gene encoding uncharacterized protein LOC141584768, which produces MGCCGCSGGCGSSCGGCGSSCGGCGSGCGGCGSSCCVPVCCCRPVCCCVPACSCSSCGSCGGSKGGCGSCGGSKGGCGSCGCSKGGCGSCGGSKGGCGSCGSSKGGCGSCGCSKCSCCKPCCCSSGCGSSCCQSSCCKPCCSLGCGSSCCQSSCCKPCCSSGCGSSCCQSSCCKPCCSSGCGSSCCQSSCCKPCCSQSSCCVPVCCQCKI; this is translated from the exons ATGGGCTGCTgtggctgctctggaggctgtggctccAGCTGTGGAGGCTGTGGCTCCA gctgtgggggctgtggctccggctgtgggggctgtggctctAGCTGCTGTGTGCCTGTCTGCTGCTGCAGGCCCGTGTGCTGCTGTGTGCCAGCCTGttcctgctccagctgtggctcctGTGGGGGCTCCAAGGGGGGCTGTGGCTCCTGTGGGGGCTCCAAGGGGGGCTGTGGCTCCTGTGGGTGCTCCAAGGGGGGCTGTGGCTCCTGTGGGGGCTCCAAGGGGGGCTGTGGTTCCTGTGGAAGCTCTAAAGGGGGCTGTGGCTCCTGTGGCTGCTCCAAGTGCAGTTGCTGCAAGCCCTGCTGTTGCTCTTCTGGCTGTGGGTCATCCTgctgccagtccagctgctgtaAGCCCTGCTGCTCCTTAGGCTGTGGGTCATCCTGCTGCCAGTCTAGCTGCTGCAAGCCCTGCTGCTCCTCAGGCTGTGGGTCATCCTgctgccagtccagctgctgtaAGCCCTGCTGCTCCTCAGGCTGTGGATCATCCTGCTGTCAGTCCAGCTGCTGCAAACCCTGCTGCtcccagtccagctgctgtgtccCCGTGTGCTGCCAGTGCAAGATCTGA
- the LOC120364674 gene encoding uncharacterized protein LOC120364674 has protein sequence MGCCGCSGGCGSGCGGCGSGCGGCGSGCGGCGSGCGGCGSSCCVPVCCCKPVCCCVPACSCSSCGSCGGCKGGCGCGSCGGSKGGCGSCGCCQSSCCKPCCSSGCGSSCCQSSCCKPCCCQSSCCKPCCSSGCGSSCCQSSCCKPCCSSGCGSSCCQSSCCKPCCCQSSCCKPCCSSGCGSSCCQSSCCKPCCSQSSCCVPVCCQCKI, from the coding sequence ATGGGCTGCTgtggctgctctggaggctgtggctccGGCTGTGGAGGCTGTGGCTCCGgctgtgggggctgtggctctggctgtgggggctgtggctccggctgtgggggctgtggctccagcTGCTGCGTGCCCGTCTGCTGCTGCAAGCCCGTGTGCTGCTGTGTGCCAGCCTGttcctgctccagctgtggctcctGTGGGGGTTGCAAgggaggctgtggctgtggctctTGTGGAGGCTCAAAAGGAGGCTGTGGCTCTTGTGGCTgctgccagtccagctgctgtaAGCCCTGCTGTTCCTCAGGCTGTGGGTCATCCTgctgccagtccagctgctgtaAGCCCTGCTgctgccagtccagctgctgtaAGCCCTGCTGTTCCTCAGGCTGTGGGTCATCCTgctgccagtccagctgctgtaAGCCCTGCTGTTCCTCAGGCTGTGGGTCATCCTgctgccagtccagctgctgtaAGCCCTGCTgctgccagtccagctgctgtaAGCCCTGCTGCTCCTCAGGCTGTGGGTCATCTTGCTGTCAGTCCAGCTGCTGCAAGCCCTGCTGCtcccagtccagctgctgtgtccCCGTGTGCTGCCAGTGCAAGATCTGA
- the LOC120364667 gene encoding uncharacterized protein LOC120364667, with product MGCCGCSGGRGSGCGGCGSGCGGCGSSCCVPVCCCKPVCCCVPACSCSSCGSCGGSKGGCGSCGSSKGGCGCGSCGGSKGGCGSCGCCQSSCCKPCCSSGCGSSCCQSSCCKPCCCQSSCCKPCCSSGCGSSCCQSSCCKPCCSSGCGSSCCQSSCCKPCCSQSSCCKPCCSSGCGSSCCQSSCCKPCCSSGCGSSCCQSSCCKPCCSQSSCCVPVCCQCKI from the coding sequence ATGGGCTGCTGTGGTTGCTCTGGAGGCCGTGGCTCTGgctgtgggggctgtggctccggctgtgggggctgtggctccagcTGCTGTGTGCCTGTCTGCTGCTGCAAGCCCGTGTGCTGCTGTGTGCCAGCCTGttcctgctccagctgtggctcctGTGGGGGCTCCAAGGGGGGCTGTGGCTCCTGCGGAAGCTCTAAgggaggctgtggctgtggctccTGTGGGGGCTCCAAGGGAGGCTGTGGCTCTTGTGGCTgctgccagtccagctgctgcaagccctgctgctcctcaggctgtgggtcctcctgctgccagtccagctgctgCAAGCCCTGCTGTTGCCAGTCCAGCTGCTGCAAGCCCTGCTGCTCCTCAGGCTGTGGGTCATCCTgctgccagtccagctgctgCAAGCCCTGCTGCTCCTCAGGCTGTGGGTCATCCTGCTGCCAGTCCAGTTGCTGCAAGCCCTGCTGTTCCCAGTCCAGCTGCTGCAAGCCCTGCTGTTCCTCAGGCTGTGGGTCCTCCTgctgccagtccagctgctgCAAGCCTTGCTGCTCCTCAGGCTGTGGGTCATCCTgctgccagtccagctgctgcaagccctgctgctcccagtccagctgctgtgtccCCGTGTGCTGCCAGTGCAAGATCTGA
- the LOC120364570 gene encoding uncharacterized protein LOC120364570: protein MGCCGCSGGCGSGCGGCGSGCGGCGSGCGGCGSSCCVPICCCKPVCCCVPACSCASCGSCGGSKGGCGSCGGSKGGCGSCGGSKGGCGSCGGSKGGCGSCGGSKGGCGSCGGSKGGCGSCGCSQCSCCKPCCSSGCGSSCCQSSCCKPCCCQSSCCKPCCCQSSCCKPCCCQSSCCKPCCCQSSCCKPCCCQSSCCVPVCCQCKI, encoded by the coding sequence ATGGGCTGCTgtggctgctctggaggctgtggctctGGCTGCGGGGGCTGTGGCTCCGGCTGCGGGGGCTGTGGCTCCGgctgtgggggctgtggctccagcTGCTGTGTGCCCATCTGCTGCTGCAAGCCCGTGTGCTGCTGTGTGCCAGCCTGTTCCTGCGCCAGCTGTGGCTCCTGTGGGGGCTCCAAGGGGGGCTGTGGCTCCTGTGGGGGCTCCAAGGGGGGCTGTGGCTCCTGTGGGGGCTCCAAGGGGGGCTGTGGCTCCTGTGGGGGCTCCAAGGGGGGCTGTGGCTCCTGTGGGGGCTCCAAGGGGGGCTGTGGCTCCTGTGGGGGCTCCAAGGGGGGCTGTGGCTCCTGTGGCTGCTCCCAGTGCAGTTGCTGTAAGCCCTGCTGCTCCTCAGGCTGTGGGTCATCCTgctgccagtccagctgctgCAAACCCTGCTGCTGTCAATCCAGCTGCTGCAAACCTTGCTGCTGTCAATCCAGCTGCTGCAAACCTTGCTGCTGTCAATCCAGCTGCTGCAAACCTTGCTGCTGTCAGTCCAGCTGCTGCAAACCCTGCTGCTgtcagtccagctgctgtgtccCCGTGTGCTGCCAGTGTAAGATCTGA